TATGTCTGTTATTGATAAATCTATTTTGCTCTGCGCACAAATAGAGAAGAAAAGCGAGGCGTTTTATTGGGGGCTATCTATTGATGAACCTGATGGCGATGCATTATTAATAGTAGAAAAGGCATTAGAGATTGAATTCGGATTAAAAGGGAATGGTTTTTATATATTTCCTCGCGGTTTAGCTCCAGTATATAATCCGGACTTGGTCGCAAAGATTATAAATATAATGTCAGGCATGAAGTTGAATAAAAGTGTAGTAGTCTTAAAGGCATTCTCAAATGATAAAGAAGAAAATAAATTTTTGTCAAAAGTTGACAGGTCTTCTTTTCATTATATCAATAGATTACTAAACGACACTGAATTATATTCACTTTATGGTCGTAGTGCTTACCACTTGTCGCTACCGTTATCTGATAGCCTAGGTGGGGGAGTTATCGAACCTTTACAATTAGGCAGTATACCCATTGTTAGTGATATATTGCCCTATAAAAATTTCATACAACATAGCATTGGAATGACTTTAAAGAGTGAAAGCGAAAGTGACATTATAAATATGTTATCCGAAACGATTGATTCAAAAATGAGCTATCATAAGAATATAGGACAATACAGCCAGGAGCATGTGTTAGAAAAAATAGAAAACATCTACAAAAAGGCAATTGACTTTGGAACGTAGAACCCTTTCCCATTTTATAATTGGCTCAATGCTAACTGGTATTATTGGTGCGTTCACACTACCTATATTTGCTTGGTTTATCCCGTCTGAAATCATTGGTCAATATAGTTTGGCTATTTTGGCAACGAATTTGGTTATTATGATTTCTATGTTTGGGATGGATCAGGCGTACGTAAGAGAATTCCATACATATAAGGATAAAAATTTACTCTTAAGAACGGCTTTTCTGCCTACCATATGTGTGGTTATTCTTGTATTAGTTATTCTGATATTGTTTTATGAGGCAGATATATTAACGTTAGAAGAGAATGCGTCAAATGGCCACTTGGTATTAATTACATTTATTGGGCTAGTTTTTACTAATTTTTTTCTGAAGTTGTTGTCACTATTGTTTAGAATGAACGAATTAGGTATTTCTTTTTCTTTAATCCAATCGGTACCTAAACTTCTATTTTTACTTTTAGTATTGATAGGATGGTCTTTAGACATTGAAATTAGATTATATTATCTATTACTTATAAATTTTTTAGTCGGATTTTTGGTATTGGTCATTTTTAGTATTTATAAACGAAGCTTATGGTTAGAACAAGGCTCTAAACCATCCCTAATTGATACTGAACTTGTCTTTTCTATGATGCGCTTCGGAACACCCGCTTTAATAGGTGGCGTCGCTTATTGGGGTATTAGTTCTCTGGATCGGTACTTTCTAGCTTGGCAATCAGATCTTAACGAAGTTGGTACATACTCAATTTTGATGGGATTAGTATCCGCAGTAATGTTATTAAAAGGAGTTTTTTCAAATGTATGGGCTCCTATTGTATATAAATGGTATGAGACTAATCAAGACAAGGACAATATTCAACGGGTGGCTAACATTGCGTTTCCTGCCATTCTTATATTATGGTCTTTAGTAAGTTTATTTTCTTGGATCATTCCGTATGTTTTTCCCTATGAATATAAAAGTATAGAATACATGATAATGTCTTCTGTAGGTTGTCCACTGATTTTTCTATTGTCTGAAATATTTGGAATAGGTATTTCATTAAAAAGAAAAACCCAATATACATTATTAGTATCTATTACTGCGTTAATCTGTAATGCATTGGGGAATTATTTACTGATACCAATATACGGTGCTTCCGGTGCCTCTGTTGCGTCGCTTTTGTCATTTTGTGTGTATTTGCTCGTCAGAACAAAAATTAGTTCTAATCTTTTATACAAAATAAAAACAGATAATTTGATTGTTTTTGTCTACATTTTCACGATATTTCTTTCTATTATAGGAACTGTTTTTGAACGTGACGAAGTAAGATACTTTTTCGGACTTAATGTTGTTATTTGCATGTTTTATATATATATAAATTACTTTAAAGTTAAGGTGTAAAGAGTGCTCTTTAAAAACCATACTACTAATATTGCACTATATTTATTTTTAATTTTCATATCTTCCAGTGTGATAATTTACCTTTCACTATATACGAATGACAAATTAATGGTGCTTATTTCTTGGTGTATCATAATATGTGCGATTCACTTTAATTTTTGGACTGTAGGAAACACTTTCTATTCTCCTCTGTTTCTTTTTTCCATAATGTACATGGGCTATCCTTTGGGTGGTTTGTATTATTCATTTTCTACGTCAAATTTTGGGAAGTTTTTAGGGTTTGTTAACATCCCACCTGAAGTAATCGTTACTTATATGCAGAAGGGTTTGTTATATGCGCTTGTATGTTATATAGCTCTTTATTTAGGATATTGTTCAGTAGTCAAAAGTAGACAATTTATTCTTAGAGAAAACAATGGTTTTTTTGCTTTTTATGCCAGGAATTATTTTATTTTTGTAGCCATCTTATTGACTTCAGGTCTTGGGTATTGGTTCTATCTCGGGAATTTATTGAGTGGGGGTATGATTAACTTTCTTTTATATTTTCAGGTTTTCCCACATTTGGCAAAAGCAGCAGAAATATCTACTTTGCCATATCACCTATACTATGCTGGTATTTATTTGTGGCTAATAGGAATAATTTCATCAAATAGAGAATTGTCATTTTATTTTGTTACGTTTAGTATTGTCGGGTTTGTAATGAATTTATCTCAAGGCCGAATTTCTCTTGCCGTAACATTTTTGATGTCACAAATAATTTTCGTGGCTATTTGCCGCCCTAAGATTGTATTTAAGCTTCTTATTTTACTTACATCCTTATTTTTATCGGCTTTTGTTGTCTATTTTTTACGTATTATTAGTAATTATCTTTATTTGGGTTTAGATATCTCTGATGTCGGTAGTGGAATATTGAATACCATTATAGGTGGTGGTAATGTAACGGATTTGCAACAACTCGTTTTAATATTTCATACATTTAGCTACGATGATTCATTAATTGGAAGCACTTTTATTGACTGGTTTAGAAATATGGTTGGAAAATATGTTGGATTGTCGCCATCATCAATAGGTTTGCTCATAAAAGAATTATATGTACCTGAAAGCTCCGGAGCTCCAACTCCTGGAGCTATTGGCGAGATGTATGCAAATTTTTCATTGATAGCACCATTAGTAATGTGTTTCGTAGGAGCATTGTTTGCTTTTATTGCAAATTTTGCCATGAAATCCTCGAATTTGTTAATTGCTATGATATATTCAATTTTTTTGAGTCGGTTTGTTTTTATGTATCCTAAAGTTGACTCGACTATGTTTGTCAATTTTCTTTGGGGTGTTGTGCCTCAAATCTTTGCTATAAGCATGATTTATGTAATATATTTTTTTAGTAGGAAAGTGAATGAAAAGGCGGAAAAGAGTCATTCAAATGACTTCGGTTCATCCAAGGTATGACACAAGGATTTTCTTAAAAGAGTGTCAGAGTCTAGTCAACAATAATTATGACGTTCACCTCATCGTAGCCGATGGTGCGGGAAATGAGTGTAAAAATGAAGTAAGTATACATGACGTTGGAGGCTCAAAAAGCCGGATTGATAGATGGTTGAGAGTTCGAAAAGACGTGTTCAGAAAAGCAGTTACTCTAGATGGAGACATATATCATTTCCATGACCCTGAATTAATTTCCATAGGGATTAAATTAAAAAAACTAGGTAAATGTGTCATATTTGATTCACATGAAGACTTTTCTAAACAATTACTTAGTAAACCTTACTTGAATTTTTTAGTAGCTAAGTTGGCGTCATTTTACTTTAAGTTATATGAGTCACTTTTAACTCCTCGATTTGATGCGATAATTTGTGCGACTAACAGTATAGGTTTGAATTTTTCTAGAAAATGTAAAAAAGTCAGTATAATAAATAATTATCCTATTTTAGGAGAGCTAACAACAGTATCTAAAAATAATAAACGTGAAGCAAAAATTGCATATGTTGGTGGTGTATCTAGGATTAGAGGTATCGAAAATGTTGTTGAGGCGTTTAAATATGTTAATGGAGCGGAGCTCAATCTTGTAGGTTCATTCTCTGAAGTGAAAACTCATATGAACGTTATGTCACTAAGTTCATGGGATAGAGTCATAGAGTTGGGCTATTTAGATCGCAAAAATGTCGCTTCTGTATTGAATAGTTCAATAGCTGGAATAGTCACATTTTTGCCATATCCAAATCATATAGAGGCGCAACCAAATAAGATGTTTGAGTATATGAGTGCCGGTATTCCTGTTATTGCATCGAATTTTCCTCTTTGGAGGCAAATTATTATTGGTAATGAATGTGGTTTGTGCGTAGATCCCGACAGTCCGAAAGAGATAGCGGTGGCTATCCAGTATTTAGTCGATAATCCAGAGGTTGCACAAAAAATGGGCAAAAATGGATTTGATGCTGTAAACAGAATTTATAATTGGAATCAAGAAGAATCGAAGCTTATACGATTGTATAGAGAGCTAATCTAATAATTTAATATAACTACAATAATTAAAACTTAAGGTGTATGTATGAAACGTTATTCACTGTCAGGAATTTATAACAAAGCCATGGTAACAGGTGGAGCCGGATTTATTGGTAGTCACTTAGTAGAAAGCTTACTAGCAGATGGATTGGAAGTCATTAGTATTGATGATTATAGTGCGGGAAAGACAGAAAATTTGAGCGAATTACATCGTAAATATGGTGGAAATTTACAAGAGGTGAACTGTGATGTAACGGATTATGATAAACTCAAAACCTACTTTGATGGTGTAGATGTTGTGTTCCACCAAGCTTGTTCAAAAATGACAGTTTGCTTGAAAGATCCACGACGTGATTTACAAATTAATGCAGGCGGTACCTTCAACATGTTGGAACTCGCAAGAGACCACAATGTTAAGAAATTTGTTCATGTTTCCACTGGTTCAGTTTTTGGTAAAGCACAATATTACCCAACGGACGAAAAGCATCCACTCAATCCGAGTTCTTATTATGGAGTGAGTAAATTGGCTGGTGAAAAATATGTGCGCGCTTTCAAAGATTTATATGATATGAATGTCAGCATACTTCGATATTATCATGTGTATGGACCAAGGCAAGAAAGTAGTGATGTTGGCGGTGTGGTTTCTATTTTTGCAAGACGAGCATTAGAAAATAAAGATTTAACAATTTACGGTGACGGTTCACAAATTAGATCGTTTACTTATGTTCAAGATGTTGTTGATATAAATAAATTTGTAGCAATTACTGAAGAAGCAAGAGGAGAGGACTT
This portion of the Vibrio sp. VB16 genome encodes:
- a CDS encoding glycosyltransferase; the encoded protein is MKIIIAGNWKAPIVKRLAKKMMARGHDIIIASFELSSTEKIKGIIFEDLGELRSHLDYFKFWKINKLVNKYRPDVVHAHYTNHYGLMSLFIPVPLVVALWGSDILMPSKKIGRIKKTVLMMINKIILYRANFVHSSSMSVIDKSILLCAQIEKKSEAFYWGLSIDEPDGDALLIVEKALEIEFGLKGNGFYIFPRGLAPVYNPDLVAKIINIMSGMKLNKSVVVLKAFSNDKEENKFLSKVDRSSFHYINRLLNDTELYSLYGRSAYHLSLPLSDSLGGGVIEPLQLGSIPIVSDILPYKNFIQHSIGMTLKSESESDIINMLSETIDSKMSYHKNIGQYSQEHVLEKIENIYKKAIDFGT
- a CDS encoding SDR family NAD(P)-dependent oxidoreductase, with the protein product MKRYSLSGIYNKAMVTGGAGFIGSHLVESLLADGLEVISIDDYSAGKTENLSELHRKYGGNLQEVNCDVTDYDKLKTYFDGVDVVFHQACSKMTVCLKDPRRDLQINAGGTFNMLELARDHNVKKFVHVSTGSVFGKAQYYPTDEKHPLNPSSYYGVSKLAGEKYVRAFKDLYDMNVSILRYYHVYGPRQESSDVGGVVSIFARRALENKDLTIYGDGSQIRSFTYVQDVVDINKFVAITEEARGEDFNCASGLSVSIKELAESVLHELDKKELAIEYKDWKIGDIKDFDVSHDKLVNMGFKFQYLDFPEGLTKTLNWSKNHFSDKKG
- a CDS encoding glycosyltransferase family 4 protein, with protein sequence MTSVHPRYDTRIFLKECQSLVNNNYDVHLIVADGAGNECKNEVSIHDVGGSKSRIDRWLRVRKDVFRKAVTLDGDIYHFHDPELISIGIKLKKLGKCVIFDSHEDFSKQLLSKPYLNFLVAKLASFYFKLYESLLTPRFDAIICATNSIGLNFSRKCKKVSIINNYPILGELTTVSKNNKREAKIAYVGGVSRIRGIENVVEAFKYVNGAELNLVGSFSEVKTHMNVMSLSSWDRVIELGYLDRKNVASVLNSSIAGIVTFLPYPNHIEAQPNKMFEYMSAGIPVIASNFPLWRQIIIGNECGLCVDPDSPKEIAVAIQYLVDNPEVAQKMGKNGFDAVNRIYNWNQEESKLIRLYRELI
- a CDS encoding O-antigen polymerase yields the protein MLFKNHTTNIALYLFLIFISSSVIIYLSLYTNDKLMVLISWCIIICAIHFNFWTVGNTFYSPLFLFSIMYMGYPLGGLYYSFSTSNFGKFLGFVNIPPEVIVTYMQKGLLYALVCYIALYLGYCSVVKSRQFILRENNGFFAFYARNYFIFVAILLTSGLGYWFYLGNLLSGGMINFLLYFQVFPHLAKAAEISTLPYHLYYAGIYLWLIGIISSNRELSFYFVTFSIVGFVMNLSQGRISLAVTFLMSQIIFVAICRPKIVFKLLILLTSLFLSAFVVYFLRIISNYLYLGLDISDVGSGILNTIIGGGNVTDLQQLVLIFHTFSYDDSLIGSTFIDWFRNMVGKYVGLSPSSIGLLIKELYVPESSGAPTPGAIGEMYANFSLIAPLVMCFVGALFAFIANFAMKSSNLLIAMIYSIFLSRFVFMYPKVDSTMFVNFLWGVVPQIFAISMIYVIYFFSRKVNEKAEKSHSNDFGSSKV
- a CDS encoding lipopolysaccharide biosynthesis protein; amino-acid sequence: MERRTLSHFIIGSMLTGIIGAFTLPIFAWFIPSEIIGQYSLAILATNLVIMISMFGMDQAYVREFHTYKDKNLLLRTAFLPTICVVILVLVILILFYEADILTLEENASNGHLVLITFIGLVFTNFFLKLLSLLFRMNELGISFSLIQSVPKLLFLLLVLIGWSLDIEIRLYYLLLINFLVGFLVLVIFSIYKRSLWLEQGSKPSLIDTELVFSMMRFGTPALIGGVAYWGISSLDRYFLAWQSDLNEVGTYSILMGLVSAVMLLKGVFSNVWAPIVYKWYETNQDKDNIQRVANIAFPAILILWSLVSLFSWIIPYVFPYEYKSIEYMIMSSVGCPLIFLLSEIFGIGISLKRKTQYTLLVSITALICNALGNYLLIPIYGASGASVASLLSFCVYLLVRTKISSNLLYKIKTDNLIVFVYIFTIFLSIIGTVFERDEVRYFFGLNVVICMFYIYINYFKVKV